The following are from one region of the Rhodopirellula sp. P2 genome:
- a CDS encoding vWA domain-containing protein, whose protein sequence is MSVSPLPMRYKMTRGDETRRGGITVLMAFVLPMLALLAAFCINLAQMQLVKTELAIATDAAARAGGRAFSEEQTVEAAKEAARLTAAMNEVAGEPYQLNTNDGANEFEFGVSAQADGRTGRFQFTKVPTGDVAANMVAVSSVRVTGKRTGESLMGPVPFIFPNTFSISDFRPVTSAVAMQVDRDISLVLDRSGSMDWKTYDWPDGADPWAEDSLIAAEDEGIVDLEWRYRNGRPDYIRRVNYNRGYGEDDLYDYAWEEFYGLGPAPNTPWEDLVMAVDAFLQVLDQTPQNEQVSIASYNSHGSLDCWLLDDFDAVRATVARLGPSGSTGIGNGMTSGATSLTHENARPYASKTMVVMTDGIHNYGTAPNTIARNLMSSENLNIQTVTFGSGANQATMQEVAVTGLGKHYHADSGDELVEAFEEIANNLPTILTD, encoded by the coding sequence ATGTCCGTTTCCCCCCTTCCCATGCGATACAAGATGACGCGAGGCGACGAAACACGTCGTGGCGGCATCACTGTTTTGATGGCGTTTGTGTTGCCCATGCTGGCTCTGCTGGCTGCATTCTGTATCAACCTGGCACAAATGCAGTTGGTGAAGACTGAATTGGCGATTGCGACCGACGCGGCAGCTCGGGCAGGCGGACGCGCTTTCAGTGAGGAGCAAACGGTTGAGGCCGCGAAAGAGGCCGCTCGGTTGACCGCCGCGATGAATGAAGTGGCCGGCGAACCGTATCAGCTGAACACCAACGACGGAGCCAACGAATTTGAATTCGGCGTGTCGGCACAGGCGGATGGTCGGACGGGCCGGTTTCAATTCACAAAGGTTCCGACCGGGGATGTGGCCGCCAACATGGTGGCTGTCAGCTCCGTCCGCGTGACCGGCAAACGAACCGGTGAATCGCTGATGGGCCCTGTGCCCTTCATTTTCCCAAACACCTTTTCGATCAGTGACTTTCGTCCGGTGACTTCCGCCGTCGCAATGCAAGTGGACCGGGACATCAGCTTGGTGCTCGACCGCAGTGGTTCGATGGATTGGAAGACCTATGACTGGCCTGATGGAGCCGATCCCTGGGCAGAAGACAGTTTGATTGCGGCCGAAGACGAAGGCATCGTTGATTTGGAGTGGCGTTATCGCAACGGACGCCCGGACTACATTCGCCGGGTGAATTACAACCGCGGCTACGGCGAAGACGACCTGTACGATTATGCCTGGGAAGAATTTTACGGTCTGGGACCTGCCCCCAACACGCCTTGGGAAGACTTGGTGATGGCGGTCGACGCTTTCTTGCAAGTCCTCGATCAAACGCCTCAGAACGAACAGGTTTCGATTGCCAGCTACAACAGTCACGGCAGTTTGGATTGCTGGTTGTTGGATGACTTCGATGCGGTGCGTGCCACGGTTGCGCGTCTCGGCCCCAGTGGTTCGACCGGGATTGGCAATGGCATGACTTCCGGTGCGACTTCCCTCACGCATGAGAACGCTCGTCCTTACGCCTCGAAGACAATGGTGGTGATGACCGATGGCATTCACAACTACGGCACGGCACCGAACACGATCGCCCGCAATTTGATGAGTTCAGAGAATCTCAACATTCAAACGGTGACCTTCGGAAGCGGAGCGAACCAAGCGACGATGCAAGAGGTCGCCGTGACGGGGCTGGGCAAGCACTACCACGCCGATTCCGGTGACGAACTGGTGGAAGCGTTTGAAGAAATTGCCAACAACCTGCCGACGATTTTGACCGACTGA
- a CDS encoding TadE/TadG family type IV pilus assembly protein — protein sequence MEFAIVSNLLLLTIFMCMELARMNMARNLAQDAAYYAARTAIVPGATADEAVGEAELIMQSLFSGGYEVDCTEIDDDTEEVTVTVSIDLDDVALFTPMFLGNLRLTSSATMQTERYNGFFQVD from the coding sequence GTGGAGTTTGCCATTGTCAGCAATCTGTTGTTGCTGACCATCTTCATGTGCATGGAATTGGCGCGGATGAACATGGCGCGGAACCTTGCCCAAGACGCGGCCTACTACGCGGCTCGCACGGCGATTGTGCCTGGCGCAACCGCAGACGAAGCCGTCGGTGAAGCCGAGTTGATCATGCAGTCGTTGTTCAGCGGCGGGTATGAGGTCGATTGCACCGAGATCGATGACGACACCGAAGAGGTCACTGTGACTGTCAGCATCGACTTGGATGACGTGGCTTTGTTCACACCCATGTTCTTGGGCAATCTTCGATTGACATCGTCTGCAACGATGCAGACCGAACGATACAACGGCTTTTTTCAAGTCGATTGA
- a CDS encoding TadE/TadG family type IV pilus assembly protein — MRTIPYEFTNLIVFPDLINLLGPTVFPQLKLPEQRDSSPDISLAANAFGPRIMNPVNHASKRTRSGFLTAGRTRSGGNLNQPRRGTATAEIAFCLPVLLTFTFATVDLCSIFFLKETVAIAAYEGARRGINRGGTDQAAIARVHEILDERGVSYEGSAVTLENSTFSTADTLEHVTIVVTVPAAGNLYAPAGLYNDLDITHRITMRKEFRNQD, encoded by the coding sequence TTGAGAACCATCCCCTACGAATTTACCAACCTGATTGTCTTCCCTGACCTGATCAACCTTTTGGGCCCGACTGTCTTCCCCCAGCTCAAATTGCCAGAGCAACGAGACTCGTCACCCGACATTTCACTGGCCGCCAACGCCTTTGGTCCCCGCATCATGAATCCTGTCAATCACGCCTCCAAGCGAACGCGTTCCGGCTTTCTCACAGCCGGCCGGACGCGTTCCGGAGGCAACCTGAATCAACCACGTCGCGGAACCGCGACGGCGGAGATCGCGTTTTGCTTGCCGGTCTTGCTGACGTTCACGTTTGCGACGGTGGATCTGTGCTCGATCTTCTTTTTGAAAGAAACGGTTGCCATCGCCGCCTATGAAGGCGCTCGGCGTGGCATCAACCGGGGCGGCACGGATCAAGCTGCGATTGCCCGAGTGCATGAAATTTTGGACGAACGAGGTGTCAGCTACGAAGGCAGCGCGGTCACTCTCGAAAACAGCACGTTCAGCACGGCTGACACGCTGGAACACGTCACGATTGTGGTCACGGTTCCCGCTGCCGGCAACTTGTATGCTCCGGCTGGTTTGTACAACGACCTGGATATCACGCATCGAATCACGATGCGAAAAGAATTCAGGAATCAAGACTAG
- a CDS encoding prepilin peptidase produces the protein MIDLTFPAPVIDLMANTLIETQALVQIAPSIGVLAEIAPIWLAGWIAAWLSLSSAAQTGILALLGILGGALANHIIPTWCWYPRPISPWVDRARWPLLPEFETISRSLPARTWADRIPVWGWFRLRRESEMFGRWFWVRPILIELSLAAVLPLMHQAYLAGQLLPGGVTPATVAACADWMALLFFLHAAFLVWLVAATFIDFDERTIPDLLTIPGTIVAIGLGTLTPFAFLPGLVVKNSVEGIAPVLANHPFALSPFWTSPRGLMTGLAIWAVWCFALADRRFYLRRGWSKAWGYFWFGLTRHNSWKFLVAMWLVGSAIIVATYSTTPIGWMGMMTSLTGLAVGGGIVWVVRLVCGWAIQMEAMGFGDVTLMAMIGALIGWQGSILAFFLSPIAALVIVLVVFVLTRDPRTPFGPYLCLGTLLVVWYWDDVYNARFRTTLLLMGDVLLWMAIAMPPILATMMWITRKIRLQVLPDAD, from the coding sequence ATGATTGATCTGACCTTTCCCGCACCCGTCATTGATTTGATGGCAAACACGCTGATTGAAACGCAGGCCCTCGTTCAAATTGCGCCATCGATCGGCGTGCTGGCAGAGATCGCCCCCATTTGGTTGGCGGGTTGGATCGCGGCGTGGCTGTCACTGTCCTCTGCCGCCCAGACCGGGATCTTGGCGCTGCTCGGGATCCTGGGCGGTGCTCTGGCCAACCACATCATTCCCACTTGGTGCTGGTACCCCCGTCCAATTTCACCTTGGGTTGATCGAGCACGCTGGCCGTTGCTGCCTGAATTCGAAACGATTTCGCGATCCCTGCCCGCACGAACTTGGGCGGATCGCATCCCCGTGTGGGGTTGGTTCCGCTTGCGGCGCGAATCCGAGATGTTTGGGCGTTGGTTCTGGGTCCGGCCGATTCTGATCGAACTTTCACTCGCCGCGGTCTTGCCGCTCATGCATCAAGCCTACTTGGCCGGGCAACTGCTGCCGGGCGGAGTCACACCGGCCACCGTTGCGGCGTGCGCGGACTGGATGGCGTTGCTCTTCTTCCTGCACGCTGCCTTTTTGGTTTGGTTGGTCGCAGCCACCTTCATCGACTTTGACGAACGCACCATTCCCGATCTGCTGACGATTCCGGGCACGATCGTGGCCATCGGTTTGGGAACCCTCACACCGTTCGCCTTCTTGCCGGGGTTGGTGGTCAAGAATTCGGTGGAAGGCATCGCGCCCGTTTTGGCCAACCATCCGTTTGCTCTCTCGCCGTTCTGGACCAGCCCTCGTGGATTGATGACCGGCCTGGCGATCTGGGCGGTTTGGTGCTTTGCGCTGGCAGACCGACGCTTTTATCTGCGCCGGGGATGGTCCAAAGCCTGGGGCTACTTTTGGTTTGGATTGACCCGCCACAACTCGTGGAAATTTTTGGTTGCCATGTGGCTGGTGGGTTCCGCCATCATCGTCGCGACTTACTCCACCACTCCCATCGGTTGGATGGGCATGATGACCTCGTTGACTGGACTGGCGGTGGGCGGCGGAATCGTCTGGGTGGTGCGATTGGTTTGCGGTTGGGCCATTCAAATGGAAGCGATGGGATTCGGCGACGTCACGCTGATGGCCATGATCGGTGCCCTGATCGGTTGGCAAGGCAGCATCCTCGCGTTCTTCCTGTCCCCCATCGCGGCCCTGGTGATTGTGTTGGTCGTGTTTGTTTTGACTCGCGATCCGCGAACGCCCTTCGGCCCCTACCTGTGCCTGGGAACCCTGTTGGTCGTTTGGTACTGGGACGACGTCTACAACGCTCGGTTCCGCACGACGTTGCTGCTGATGGGCGACGTTCTGCTTTGGATGGCGATCGCCATGCCACCGATCCTGGCGACAATGATGTGGATCACCCGAAAGATCCGCTTGCAGGTGCTTCCGGATGCAGACTGA
- the moaA gene encoding GTP 3',8-cyclase MoaA, with amino-acid sequence MTDPFALVDRFGRRHDSLRISITDRCNIRCFYCMPEHDAEFLPRSGVLTFEEIERLAGLMVQRCGVRDIRITGGEPLVRRDCVELTAMLAQIDGLEDLSMTTNGMLLREHAADLRAAGLQRLNISLDTLDEATFAKITRRPGVDRVIAGIDAAIEAGFESIKLNALAIRGISESELVGLVRFAIGRGVTLRFIEFMPLDSDRAWQSADVLSGDACLQLLSEAFGEVTPMGRQNQSAPAETFRLACDGREGTIGIIRSVTQPFCGDCNRLRLTADGGLRNCLFAQSETPLRDAMRSGCDDNHLIQKIQQCVSEKHAAHGIHSDDFRPPDRAMHAIGG; translated from the coding sequence ATGACTGATCCCTTTGCATTGGTCGATCGCTTTGGTCGACGCCACGACAGCCTTCGCATCAGTATCACGGATCGTTGCAACATCCGCTGTTTTTACTGCATGCCCGAACACGACGCGGAGTTTCTGCCCCGCAGCGGCGTGTTGACGTTCGAAGAAATCGAGCGATTGGCCGGGCTGATGGTCCAACGTTGCGGCGTGCGTGACATTCGGATCACAGGCGGAGAACCTCTGGTCCGGCGTGACTGCGTCGAATTGACTGCGATGCTGGCCCAAATCGATGGTTTGGAAGACCTGTCGATGACCACCAACGGAATGTTGCTTCGCGAGCACGCCGCTGATTTACGAGCCGCGGGATTGCAGCGCCTGAACATTTCACTGGACACACTCGACGAAGCCACCTTTGCCAAAATCACTCGTCGCCCCGGCGTGGACCGAGTCATTGCAGGAATCGATGCGGCCATCGAGGCCGGATTTGAATCGATCAAGCTCAACGCGTTGGCCATTCGTGGGATCAGCGAATCAGAACTGGTTGGTTTGGTCCGTTTTGCGATCGGAAGAGGCGTCACCTTGCGTTTCATCGAGTTCATGCCGCTCGACAGCGACCGGGCTTGGCAATCGGCCGACGTGCTGTCCGGAGACGCGTGCCTGCAATTGCTGAGCGAAGCGTTTGGCGAAGTCACTCCCATGGGCCGTCAAAATCAGTCGGCCCCAGCGGAAACGTTCCGTCTTGCTTGTGATGGCCGCGAAGGCACGATCGGAATCATCCGCTCCGTGACCCAGCCGTTTTGTGGGGATTGCAACCGTTTGCGATTGACCGCCGACGGTGGGCTGCGAAATTGTTTGTTCGCTCAAAGTGAGACACCGCTGCGTGACGCCATGCGAAGCGGGTGCGACGACAACCATTTGATACAGAAGATCCAGCAATGTGTGAGCGAGAAACACGCCGCTCATGGCATTCATTCGGATGATTTCCGGCCTCCCGATCGTGCCATGCATGCCATTGGTGGCTAG